A region of the Channa argus isolate prfri chromosome 3, Channa argus male v1.0, whole genome shotgun sequence genome:
GCAGCTCACTATGCATCTATACATTACAAACAACTATTAAATTaaggttttaattttgttacctacagtctcacacacatcAGTTTGACAGTTTGATCAGACAATGGTGGATGACGTACTCAACTACTGtacttaaaagtaaaagaacaaataaacaataatgcaCTCAATAAAAGTATCGACTTTTAATACTGAAAGTATTAAATCTGAATTAaatacttaaagtattaaaagtaaaagtacttatcTATTtattctctctttcctttcttgtGTGTCTTCGGGTTTGGGGGGATATTAACTAATAATGGTAACAGACATAAATGACTGGTTGAAGCTGTTAAACTATAGGATCTGAtcgttttttcagttttatttcaaaactaCTCATATCAAGTGAGAAGAAGAGGTAGGCAATGCCAAGTTCGAGTTCAGGAAGATAAgcagtaaaattactgcatactAGCTCAATTTGACttctgctaatatgtcaaataagtctttcAAATGAGACCATGGAAGGAGGGACTGACACTATGCCTGTCTCTCTAGTGATCGTTTtctgaaaaaatagaaaaagtagAAAGAGTGTTTTTGTATGAAGTTATGTAATTGCAatgcaactttgattagaagtgtagtgaagtaaaaagtagaGAAATTAGCTTTTagatgtagtgaagtaaaagtgaAAGGAGCCcatttaaatctacttaagtaaagtagagatacataaaaaatgtacttACGTACTTCAACAATGTACTTGTACACCACTGGACTTCAATATAATTCtctgttaataaaaacatttatcaaattATCTTGACTGTCGAAAATTCTACAGTACTAAAACacataagtatttatttatatacattatgATTTAAATTAGGAAATCAAGCTAGATTCCAATGTtgaattcaatttaactttatttaaagaaaatgactttttttcaaTTCAGTGAATTATAAAAACTGACATGTGCATGTCTCTCACTTCTTTCCTGCCTTAAGATTAAATTATTGATGCCAAACATGATTCCATAACACAGCCTGTTGAAGCTGATGGTGACAAACTATTGTTACTGTGGATATGGGATGGCTGCAGTTGACtggttgttttactttgttgtgaactgcagtttcatttatttctgagAATTCGCCAAATTCTATGAAACAATAGAGCAGGACCAAAGCTAAACTAAAACGCATAGTCACCAAGGAAAGTGGAAGGAGGAAAATTGTAGCTTTCAGGGTTAATCTAGAAAATGGACAGTCCAGGTGCAAACGTGACAACAGTGGGGAGAGTTTTCCTGTCCTGACTGTGAGGACAGGTCACAGATTCTCACGCACAGAGGAGAGTCCACAGGTCTGAGTCTTTTGTTTAATAACAGATCAAATTCAtcagggcgactgtggtgcaggagacAGAGCGTTCATCCACCAATCCACCATTCTATAATTAGAATGTTCGAAATGACACTGAAATGACACTGAGTTATTACTTGTAAACAGTAAATTCACTCTTTAACAAACTCTAAAACACTACAACAGTCCTCAGGACTATTAGTGGAAGTTTCATATCACTACATTATTGCAACACGTCAGTAATGTCAATAAGTTAAAAagaatactgtatattttatgcacattcagccagtacaaatgttccttaatcagaaatgaattaaacttacattttatttcacaaagtATCAAGGTTTCTATACTCTTGACCATTTTTGATTggaagtaacaaaaatagttACTTAAAGCATaactttaatacatttctgattAAGGAACATTTacactagctgaatgtgcatgaaatattatgttaaagaaaaaaattgtctttgttttagtctttgACAATTACAAATGAGGGGATGCAACCCTGGTCAAGGGACCTCTGGGTGGAGACCCCTTTTTTGTATATGAAtataacatttttggaaaacaaaacaatgggtGAATAATGAATCTTTGTAGAGAACATATTTAACCAGGGTGCACAAGAACACATTGTAAGGATCACTCATCATTTTAGTTTATgtcaccgtgtgtgtgtgtgtgtgtgtgtgtcacctttACACCCGCACAGTACAATGATACTGTAACTGAAACTGACTTTAAGCAATAATGTTTCCACAGGTCTGAGTCCTTTGTTTAATAACAGGTAAAATTCATCACGGCGACTGTGTCGCAGGAGACAGAGCGTTCATCCACCAATCCATCATTCTATAATTAGACGAgaaacgtttttttttgttgtttctttgttttttattttttgggggagTGAGGGAGCGGTGCGTCATCATTGTCCTCGCGGTTTGGGTCATCTGGATATTACGAGGTGACCATCCATTCACATCTAAGCGCTGCAGCGCCTGTTCAAGGAATGAAGCGCGAGGTGGGTGCGTTCAACGTCTTCACATGTAACTTTCTCTAACACCAAATTTCCAATActtgcttttaaataattttcgtCTAATTTTAGGCCGTTTCCCGTCGACGCGGTGCCATGTGTCATTACGCATAGATTAGGTGGACTAATCTGGATTAGTGGCTGCTGCACTGCCTGGTGATAGTAACTGCCGAGATGTCCTCATGCTGTAGGGTGAGTTCAGCATGAGGCACAGAAAACCATAAGGGACAACTGACTCTTCAATGTAAGTATCTATTATTATTGTACTTTAAGTTACATTATACTATTATTGTTTCCAATGCATTAATATACAGGCTGCATTTTGACATAAAATAGTTTATAAATTATTGGGTAGTTCATTGTACATTATTACATGATTTTCTAATTTCATACAAATTCAAAGTAAATGTAGATGTTTAATAAAAgtaagtttaagtacagtactaTAATGAATGTACTTTACTCTCTATTGATAATccatacatttttctttgtactaCTGGAAAGTAAAGCAACTACTtgtgtgaaaaaatattaagcCTGATGCCAGGTGATGTTTACTGCAGTCCAGTATTAATAATAACTAGTAAACACTATTTAAACCTGAGCAGACACTCTTGGCATagatttaactttaatttaaacatcTTGGAATTGACCATATTGAGCATAGTGGGTGAAGTCGGTTCGTATCAAGGCTGTGACTGGACACAACACGctacaaagcagcagcagagtacaAAGTAACTCTCTTATCATAGACGGTACTGTTGAAAAGCTTTAGGGTtatctctgtttgtgtgtgggcaCGAAATATAAAGGATTTTCTTGCACTTTTACACTTTGACCAATAAATTATTCCTAAAACTTAGATGTGAATTATTTTAGGGtaagaatttgtatttttattattcactgTATAGTGTTTGTTtcatccatttaaaatgttacaccACAGCTGCTCAGTCCTGTATCATCTGTTGTTGTAGGCGTGGAAGTTAATATCTCTCCTCACACCTGTTCTGTTTCTGCTCTAAACTGTAGAAACAAAGCCAGTCGAGTGTTGCAGGCTCCGGAACAAGCTGAGGGAACCTCTGTTTAAGAGGAAATTGAAGGTACGGAAAAAGAAAGAGCACTCTGTGACTGGTGGGAAAGTTGGACCGAGCTGCTGAAGCATGCAGGGGACCAAGCTGCGCTACGCGCTGACGCTGGCCTCGGGGATGGTGGAGTGTCTTTGCTTCGCCGGTGCTGTGTTTGGTTTCGCCTCTCTGGTGTTTGTGCTGAAGGAGGACGGATACTTCAGTCACGGGTGTGTCAGCATCCCAGGAACcaacaaaacccaaaacagtACAGGTGAGCCACTCTGGGGGTAAGGCTGAAGAGGTAAACATGTAGCAGGGAAAAACCCAATTTGCAGCAATAATCTCAACCAAACAGTAACTTTTATCAACTAAGAGAGATATGGGAACAACAGCTTTAAGGATTTTGGTTGGCTTCCTTAAATGAAATGCCACTTTCAGATCTTTCCACAACCTTTCCAGGGTCAGAACTTTGGGTTGGACATTCTGAAACATTACattcctttttctgtctctaacCGTTCTAAGATGTGTGTCAtactaattttttttgtcctttcggtttatcccgtgagttcattgtcgccacagcggaccatcgtccgcatgttgatttggcacagttttttacgccggatgcccttcctgacgcaaccctccccaatttcaacCGGCACTGTACAGCTAGGTAGGGGTATGGGCTGCTAGGGGTTAAGTGTCTTTCCCAGGTCGTCTGTGGACGACTgtctctaccaactgagctacagccgccccctgtGTGTGTCATACTAATACACATACAAAAGCAATCATATCCAGATACAACAAATCTTCTTTATAGAAACAATCAGGTGTTTAGTTGCTGCAACTTAATTTTCTCCCACGTTGCATTTGAATTAAGCTGGACTAAAAGATCTTAAATGTACAAACCTGCCTTTAAGGaaagttgggacactgtgtaaaatgtgaataaattgagaatacaatgatttgcagatTCTTTGAAACGCATTGATTGAAAACAGGAAcaagaaaacattcaaatgttaaAGCGGAGATACTTGAATtgattttttaaacaaatctgctcattttgaattttgatgCCAGCAATGCATTTGAGAGAAGTCGGGACAGGATGTGTTTACGACTGTGCTGCATCACCTTGTGTCTTAACAACACTCTATTACAGTTTCCAAACTCTGAACAGACCAGTTGCATTAGGTATGAATGCAAAATCTTTCCCATTCTTGCTTTATTAAGAATTTCAGCTGTTCGACAGACTCCTTTAAATgagctttatttaaatatttctttgtacAGTAAGTTTTGAGATAAATGCAGTGAAGTCAAAAGGTTCAGAGCAGTTATTTCATAAATTGTCTGATAAGATTATTTTGCTAGGAAACTCCCCATTTGGAGCTTTTACCTTTGGATGTGTGAACAAAGACAGAACTTTCATCAGTCATGACCAGACTCATCGTGGTGATATCAGtgcttctcttcttctgcttttctttgcttctcTCTCACAGACTGTAGTTCACAGGATGAGAGGTTTTCTCTAGTCTTCACCATCGCCTCATTCCTCAACAACTTCTTGAGTTTGGTCAATGGCTACTTATTTGATCGATTTGGGACCATGGTGACGAGACTGTTGGGAATGTGAGTTCATGTAGCGTTTCTTGTCTATCCAGGCTGCAGTCCAAgttcaaaaatgcatttttaggtATTAAATGCCTCTTGTTTATCCAAATTATACATACGGACAAACAATCCCTGGTTGTAAATCATACAGTTTTTATCAGTACTTTAAAACATATCAGTTCAACCTAAGAtcgtcactttttttttaccagttgTTTCAGTAGATACAGCAAAGACATTAACAATGTGCAAAGGTATTTTTCAGTTGGCTGTTTAGTTATTTCTGCAGGTCACACATAGGATAAAGGGGGCCAGTTAAGGGTTACAGAGATAAAAGTAGGGAGTGTCTCACATAGGCAGAGAGATTACGAGGCAGAACCCACCTCTTTTGGCGTCAGACCATATTTGACTCGTGTATGTTTAGCGTCTGTATCGCCACTTGACAAAAACTTTAATTGTGTTTGCAATCATATCAAATGTAATCTTTTCTTTGCAAAAAGTATAGAAAGAAGTTAGAGCTTTGTACAAAGTTATTTACTGCAGTGCACAAATCGATTGATATAAAGTAGCCCACCTATGAAAAGCGCTGAGAAAATGTGCTTGAAGCAATTAAGCAAGTAATTGTATGAATGGAAACACCTTATCTATTAAACGCAGCAAAAGCAAATCTTAAATAATAACtctgatcattttctaaattattaattGTCAACAACCACCATCACAggtaaaaccaacactgaatctgCTCACGCTTAGTTTGTGCATTGTGCCACACTGTAGATCCTCCACTGTTGTCCAAAgatgtattaaaaacacactaaccagacacactgctccactgggtgCCACATGCTGTCATTCCAAAACACGCAGTCAACACATTATTAACAAATGTTGATCCCAcatgttccaaatcaacatttCCTTATTGTGCCGCCAGTAAACCGCACATGCCTGAGACCATGTCCAGTTGGAAAATATTTATGTTGAACATGTGAAGAAATACTTCACTTAGCGGAGCAGTGTGCCTGGctagtgtgtttttaatcatggtTTGGAGAGAAATGAAGGCCGATGGCACAAATAAAAAGGTAATTCATGTTGCTTTTCTCCAGATCTTTGTACACCACTGGAACCCTGCTTGTGGCCTTCTCCAGTGCAGGTAACAGCACGTACACACAAGCATAGACAAATAGTTTTGATCGTCTAGGTCTAGAGTAAATGGTTCGATTTTACTGTTCGTTTTATTAGGTAATGTTAAACAGCCGTAAAATGATTGGCCTCCAGAGAGTCAGGCTGTCTGATGTGAGCAGAGAGGTTATTTCAGAGGAAGAGACCCTGACAGGAAATGGCCCTGCCACCAGCTGACTTAATTTTAAGTCTGATCTGACATGTACCAGGAAACAATTTGTTTGTTGAGGTcatttttttctggttttagtCGAAATTCGGATTCTTATACTAAATAAATGGTTTCCAGGACAGAATATGAAGTTTATTCAAATGACTCCTTGTACGGTAAAAACCATGGCAGTTTTTGGTGACAGCATGAGCATTAATTCAGTACTTAATTTACACCTTAATGATAtagcaaacatgtaaaaaacaaattccagACAAATGTGTCTACATCTGCTTTTAGCTTTTTAGCTATGGTGGTTTAAACCAATATACTCTTCTCCTTTGCTGAGACTTCTTTGTAGGCAATAACTTTACAATCACATCATAACTATGTCATTATTAAACTTGCGTGAAGGATAATAAGTGTGATGAGTCTTCCATTGTCCTCTAGCTTTTCCAGAGTTACTTTTTCCTGCCTTGTCGTGCATCGCTGTGGGAGGAATTCTGCTTCTGCTCTCTAACATACAGGTGAGTACACCAAACATTTCCAGTGTAAATATTTCACCACAGAACCCATCATGCATTATAGCTATTGAACATTGGTAATTTGTAGACATTTTATACTGAtgaactgtgtctgtgtgtggggaAGGTGGCCAACCTGTTTGCGGCTCACCGCTCCACCATCATCACCCTCTACAATGGTGCGTTTGACTCttctgcagctgtgtttttcatcatcaaGGTAAAAGTTCAGTCACATCAAAGGCCTTATAATGCCATATTTCTGACAACATCTGATATTAATTATTAGCTGTGGGTAGCTGTCAAAAAAAGACATAGGCATAATAAAAAAGGCATCGATGTTTTGACTACTGTCACATAACGGGATAACAACTACAGTGAACTATAAACGACTGGTTATCCTCTCTACACAGGTACAgaatattattttcattgaaCGCACACATTAGGTCCCTCATATCAAATGCCATTAGACCAAAAATCACCATTAGTGATAAGTGCGTTCTCTGCTTGTCTGCTATATAAATTGATATGTCCAAAGTCCATGTCCAGAAAAGTTTGGATACGTAccaattgttttaatttctaaaaagcaatgttttttaaatacatgattTCAACTGTTTAACAGCTCAGGGCCTTTACTCATTGCCTCataatgcaccaaatgttttcaataggTGAAAGGTCCCTTCACCGCTATATGTGGCGTCAaaggtttccaaaaacaaattccAATTTTGACTTGTCGGGCCAGAGGACAGcatgacatttttcattgtgaTAAAGTGTGATAAATCTTGCCCAGTCATTACTTCTGAAAACTCGTTATGATACAGACCCATTGCCAATTAACCCCCCTTTGTGTGATACGTTCCACCAGGTTTTTTCTAGCAAACACAACGATTCCAGTGTTTTGTTGCCCTCCTTCCAACTTTGTTGCGATGTGTTACaagcatcaaattcaaaatgagtgtaatattttaccaaaaacaatcaaatgatTAAGTTTCAACACTTATATgttctctttttacttttttagaaaatgttattttaaataagcttttttttttttttttttttttgctttccagATTCTGTATGAACAGGGAGTCTCTCTTCGTACCTCCTTTATTGTTGTGTCGCTCTGCAGCATCATTCACCTTGTGAGGACTTGCCTGCTGATGCCGAGAACCCACATCCCATACCCACTGCCTCCACACTACACATATGGGTGAGATTAACACATAAACTTTGTAACAGGGTACTTTACATCATCTTTATTCATGAAACATTATGTATACAAAATTCTTTTTGATGTTCAGATTACAGTGTGGAAAGGCCAACACTTACAATGTGGAGCAATATGAGAAGAAGAGGGACGGTGAGTTGACAGCTTCACAGGAGTCCAGTGGGAAAGACAACACACCACCAGCAcctgagaaagagacagagagccaaggtaaaacatatttatcataactgaataaaaaacacttattaTACACTAATTATAAGGTACAATTGTGATTGGATGTCTACATGCAATCTGCAATGACTATGAAATATTGggctttaaataatttctttgacctgtgtgttttttcacaatGATTTTACAAGAtacaacatttgtttaataaacaaaaaacccagGAATTTGAAGTTTCACCTTTAGCTTTCACTTTTGGTAGCCCTCATACAATTTCTGGCAGAACTGGTTGGATGTTTGAcaggtcttcttggtagaaTTTGTGGAGTTGAACACGATTGACAGTTTCTTGGAACAAACCCGAAATTTAGACACACTTAT
Encoded here:
- the LOC137123888 gene encoding equilibrative nucleobase transporter 1-like, producing MQGTKLRYALTLASGMVECLCFAGAVFGFASLVFVLKEDGYFSHGCVSIPGTNKTQNSTDCSSQDERFSLVFTIASFLNNFLSLVNGYLFDRFGTMVTRLLGISLYTTGTLLVAFSSAAFPELLFPALSCIAVGGILLLLSNIQVANLFAAHRSTIITLYNGAFDSSAAVFFIIKILYEQGVSLRTSFIVVSLCSIIHLVRTCLLMPRTHIPYPLPPHYTYGLQCGKANTYNVEQYEKKRDGELTASQESSGKDNTPPAPEKETESQGMSFRSCVLSWFFLWHLLWLSIMQLRHYLFIGTLNPMLNRLANNEPNLVSQYTNAFALTQLCGVLCAPWNGLIMDRHRGKPLAQGETEQQADLRSSSLSLFLTSLQCLLFSVCASIPVLPLQYFTFVLQVLNRSFLYGGNAAFISIAFPARHFGKLYGLVMFVSAVISLLQYPCFALVKGPLGGDPFFVDIALTILTLLVFIHPVYVFIYCRKISRNWAEKSQSDATCGSILAEAKL